From a region of the Helianthus annuus cultivar XRQ/B chromosome 5, HanXRQr2.0-SUNRISE, whole genome shotgun sequence genome:
- the LOC110940287 gene encoding probable E3 ubiquitin-protein ligase RHY1A, giving the protein MAGMLPGVESARRRRIRGSGGWSDQSSVVGSGLGSARIRVFHDTHVTPTSLLQRSMVNRSDEDDKLGGAAREAKERLDGRLRGHLKQDIKRQGGQETLSSVGRRLSSTTTVMEDMKMEILRSKKNGLKRLRWGKKWLRWKSSEEDECAICLDRFKASEKIAQLPCVHRFHSDCLLPWLEGNAHCPCCRANVFGSS; this is encoded by the exons ATGGCTGGCATGCTTCCCGGAGTTGAAAGTGCTAGAAGGAGGAGGATACGTGGGAGTGGTGGGTGGTCTGATCAGTCGTCTGTGGTTGGTTCTGGGTTGGGGTCTGCTAGAATTAGAGTTTTCCATGATACCCATGTCACACCCACTTCGTTGTTG CAAAGAAGCATGGTGAATCGATCAGATGAAGATGACAAGTTAGGTGGGGCAGCTAGAGAAGCTAAAGAAAGGTTGGATGGGAGGTTGAGAGGCCATTTAAAACAAGATATTAAAAG GCAAGGCGGTCAAGAAACGTTAAGTAGTGTTGGAAGAAGGTTAAGTAGTACTACAACGGTTATGGAAGATATGAAAATGGAGATATTGAGGTCGAAAAAGAACGGGTTAAAGAGGCTTCGGTGGGGGAAAAAGTGGTTAAGATGGAAATCATCTGAAGAAGATGAATGTGCAATTTGTCTAGATCGGTTTAAAGCGAGTGAGAAGATAGCGCAACTTCCTTGCGTGCATCGGTTCCATTCTGATTGTTTGTTACCGTGGTTGGAGGGTAATGCACATTGCCCTTGCTGCAGAGCAAATGTTTTTGGTTCTAGTTGA
- the LOC110940288 gene encoding uncharacterized protein LOC110940288 yields MAGMLPGVESARRRRLRGSSGWSDPSSVVSSGLGFARIRVSNNTHLTPTSLLQRGMVNQSDEDEKLGGAAREAKERLDGRLRGHLKVEIKRQNNQETTPVVMEDLRMEICRSKKKLRWGKTWLRWKSLEQRL; encoded by the exons ATGGCTGGCATGCTACCCGGAGTCGAAAGCGCTAGGCGCAGGAGGTTACGTGGGAGTAGTGGATGGTCTGATCCGTCGTCTGTCGTCAGTTCTGGTTTGGGATTTGCCAGAATTAGAGTTTCTAATAATACCCATCTCACACCCACTTCGTTATTG CAAAGAGGCATGGTGAATCAATCAGATGAAGATGAGAAGTTGGGTGGGGCAGCCAGAGAAGCCAAAGAAAGACTTGATGGGAGGTTGAGGGGCCATTTAAAAGTAGAAATTAAAAG GCAAAACAATCAAGAAACTACTCCAGTGGTGATGGAAGATCTGCGTATGGAGATTTGCAGGTCGAAAAAGAAGCTTCGATGGGGGAAAACGTGGTTAAGATGGAAATCATTGGAACAGAGACTGTGA